The following DNA comes from Sphingorhabdus sp. M41.
TATCGACGGCGTCTATATCAGTCGCCCGGCCGCGATCGGCCCGCAATTTTTCGATATCGAACGGATCGAGGTGCTGCGCGGACCGCAGGGCACGCTCTACGGGCGTAACGCCACCGGCGGCGCGGTCAATATCGTCACCAATCGCCCGACGGATTATCTGGAAGGCAATCTGCAGCTGACGGTCGGCAATTATGATCACTTTCGGGTCGCCGGGGCCCTGAGCGGACCGCTGGGCGATACGATCCGCGCGCGCCTTGCCTTTCAATGGGAAGATCGCGACGGCTATGCGACCATAACCCGCCCCGACGACAGCACCGAGCGGGTGGAAGACAAGGAGGATTATTCCATCCGTCTCACCGTCGAGGCCGACCTCTCCCCGGATGCGACCCTGACCCTAAACGGCGACTATTATCGCGCCGATGACAAGGCCAATGCCTATTATTACGCCAGCGCGGGCTATGCCGATGAGGTTCCGGGCTGGTACGGAACGCGGGAGGGATCACAGACCCTGCCCTATTTCGGGATGAAAAATGCCGGCCGTGTGTCCGAAGCCGCTTCCCGCGATATTTTTGCCGATGTTCCTTATTTCAACAAGGTCGAGAATTGGGGGCTTGGCGCAACGCTCGACTGGGATATTGCCGAATATGCTCTGAAGGTCATCGGCAGTTATCGCGACACCAATCCGGTCTCGCAGAATGAATTCGATCTGTCGGACGCCTATGTCAATTATGTCGGGCGCGAAGAGGATCACTGGCAATGGAGCGGTGAAGTGCAGCTGAGCTCGCCCACCGACAAACCATTTTCGTGGATTGCCGGCGCTTATTATTTCGAAGAACGCAATATCATCGACAATGATATTTTCGGCAATTTCTGGGAGCCGATCCTGATCCAGGGCTTCACGGATCTGCAGGCGGCCGGCGTCTTGCCGCCCTTCCCCGTGGTCTTCCCCGAAAGCGACCTGTGCTGCGAATTGCATCTGAGCGGCGAACAGGAAACAAAAGCCTGGGCGACCTATCTCGATACGCAATGGGAAGTGTCGGACCAGGTCACCGTCCGGCTCGGCGGTCGCTACAGCGAGGAGCGGCGAGACGGGCGCCAGAATTTCGATCTGGTGATGCTCCCCGATATCCGCATCGCACCGAACACGACATTCTTTCCCGATGCGATCACCGAAGACCGCGATGCGGCCCAGCCCGATCCATTCGGTTTCGTCATCGCGCCGGTCAACGGCCCGACAACGTTCAGCGCCTTCACGCCGAAACTCGGCATTGATTTCAAACCGAGCGACGATGTCATGCTCTATGCTTCGGTGCTGCGCGGCTTCAAGAGCGGCGGCTATAATATCGGGAGCAGCCAGCGCGACCCGTTCGAACCGGAAAAAATTTGGTCCTATGAGATCGGCGCGCGCAGCGAGTTGCTCGACCGCGCCCTAATGCTCAACGCTTCGGCCTTCTGGTATGATTATACCAATCTGCAGGCGCAGGACAGCGTCGGCAACCAGCCGATCATCCGCAATGTCGGCAAGGCTAGAGTACGCGGCTTTGAAGTCGAAACCGTCGCCAGACCGACCGACTTCTTCCGGCTGGAAGGCGCGCTGACCTATGTCGATGCGCAATTTACCGAGTGTCAGTTGACCGAAGCCCTGCGCCCTGCTCCGCTCACCCAGGATCCGGGGACATTTGTCCGCGATCTTGACGGTCTTCGCCTGCCGCGCGCGCCGCGCTGGAAATATAGCATTGCCGGCCAGGTGGAGCAGCCGGTGGGTGACAGCGGCACGATCATCGCCCGCGCCGAATATCACTGGCAGAGCAAAATCTATTTCACCGTATTCAACATCGATGCCGCGTCACAGGAAAGCTTTGGCCTGCTTCGCGCCAGCCTTGGCTTCACCAGCGCCGATGACAGGTGGA
Coding sequences within:
- a CDS encoding TonB-dependent receptor, with the protein product MKIRNNEKAVLATASLLATMANPAPLYAQQDASGEAQESTGDVIIVTANRRAESIQDAPLSITAFGGDELANRSITSIEQVGAIAPGVQISTYQGDTSIFIRGIGTPTIIAGTDSSTATYIDGVYISRPAAIGPQFFDIERIEVLRGPQGTLYGRNATGGAVNIVTNRPTDYLEGNLQLTVGNYDHFRVAGALSGPLGDTIRARLAFQWEDRDGYATITRPDDSTERVEDKEDYSIRLTVEADLSPDATLTLNGDYYRADDKANAYYYASAGYADEVPGWYGTREGSQTLPYFGMKNAGRVSEAASRDIFADVPYFNKVENWGLGATLDWDIAEYALKVIGSYRDTNPVSQNEFDLSDAYVNYVGREEDHWQWSGEVQLSSPTDKPFSWIAGAYYFEERNIIDNDIFGNFWEPILIQGFTDLQAAGVLPPFPVVFPESDLCCELHLSGEQETKAWATYLDTQWEVSDQVTVRLGGRYSEERRDGRQNFDLVMLPDIRIAPNTTFFPDAITEDRDAAQPDPFGFVIAPVNGPTTFSAFTPKLGIDFKPSDDVMLYASVLRGFKSGGYNIGSSQRDPFEPEKIWSYEIGARSELLDRALMLNASAFWYDYTNLQAQDSVGNQPIIRNVGKARVRGFEVETVARPTDFFRLEGALTYVDAQFTECQLTEALRPAPLTQDPGTFVRDLDGLRLPRAPRWKYSIAGQVEQPVGDSGTIIARAEYHWQSKIYFTVFNIDAASQESFGLLRASLGFTSADDRWSVRLFGDNLTGETYFTNQILTGGFYGAEFVGPLGAPSTYGVDLRFNF